Proteins encoded together in one Marinobacter salsuginis window:
- a CDS encoding inorganic phosphate transporter, with product MARSSGYLDTLLTSPTTERYRVGISLLFLLGVWLTVGSFSQGMPNSMLLMAAAVIGGYMAINIGANDVANNVGPAVGSGALSLGAAVVIAAIFEAGGAIIAGGDVVSTIKGGIIDPSNLEDSRAFVWLMTAALLAGALWLNLATWMGAPVSTTHSIVGGVLGAGIAAGGWGIADWAVMGKIAASWVISPVLGGALAALFLFAIKKTVLYRKEVIPAARTFVPWLVAIMAWAFGTYLMIKGVKKIVKVDFLEATLIGLAAAAVVFFIMRTLVGRMASTMENSSAGVNTLFTWPLIFAAALLSFAHGANDVANAIGPLAAINDALSANSVVTSASIPMWVMMVGALGLAVGLMLFGPRLIKTVGSEITELDKTRAFCIALSAALTVILASQLGLPVSSTHIAIGGVFGVGFLREYLKSNYATQLHKIMEHHDPAEQERLKPFLDDFRNASVEEMENLLKQAKKKKQVPLSKSERKRLKKIYREEMVKRSHLVRIAAAWIITVPASAIMAATLFFTLRGLLI from the coding sequence ATGGCCCGTTCGAGCGGATACCTGGATACCCTTCTTACCAGCCCTACCACGGAACGATACAGGGTCGGCATCAGCCTGCTTTTCTTACTTGGCGTATGGTTGACTGTCGGATCATTCAGTCAGGGAATGCCCAACAGTATGCTGCTGATGGCCGCTGCGGTCATTGGCGGATACATGGCGATCAATATCGGCGCCAATGACGTTGCCAATAATGTGGGCCCTGCCGTGGGCTCCGGGGCCTTGTCCCTGGGCGCGGCTGTTGTTATCGCCGCAATTTTTGAAGCCGGTGGTGCGATTATCGCCGGCGGTGACGTGGTGTCCACCATCAAGGGCGGCATCATCGATCCTTCCAATCTGGAAGACAGTCGGGCTTTTGTCTGGCTGATGACAGCCGCCTTGCTGGCGGGCGCGCTCTGGCTGAACCTGGCCACCTGGATGGGTGCACCGGTGTCCACCACTCACTCCATCGTTGGCGGCGTTCTGGGCGCCGGTATTGCCGCCGGTGGCTGGGGGATCGCTGACTGGGCGGTGATGGGCAAGATTGCCGCCAGCTGGGTGATTTCCCCGGTTCTTGGTGGTGCTCTGGCGGCCCTCTTCCTGTTCGCGATCAAGAAGACCGTGCTTTATCGCAAGGAAGTCATTCCGGCCGCCCGCACGTTCGTGCCCTGGCTGGTCGCAATTATGGCGTGGGCTTTTGGCACCTATCTGATGATCAAGGGCGTCAAGAAGATCGTGAAAGTCGATTTTCTTGAGGCTACGCTCATCGGCCTTGCCGCGGCTGCCGTGGTCTTTTTCATCATGCGTACCCTGGTGGGGCGCATGGCATCGACCATGGAGAACAGTTCAGCAGGCGTGAATACCCTCTTCACTTGGCCTTTGATTTTTGCTGCGGCATTGCTGAGCTTTGCCCATGGCGCCAACGACGTTGCCAATGCCATTGGTCCGCTGGCGGCGATCAACGATGCCCTGTCCGCGAATTCTGTGGTGACTTCCGCCAGTATCCCGATGTGGGTGATGATGGTAGGCGCCCTGGGTCTGGCCGTTGGCCTGATGCTGTTTGGGCCGCGACTGATCAAGACCGTTGGCAGTGAGATCACCGAACTGGATAAGACCCGGGCCTTCTGTATTGCCCTGTCGGCGGCACTCACGGTGATTCTTGCGTCCCAGTTGGGCCTGCCGGTCAGCTCCACCCATATCGCAATCGGTGGCGTGTTCGGCGTTGGCTTCCTTCGCGAGTACCTGAAGTCCAACTATGCAACCCAGTTGCACAAGATCATGGAGCACCATGATCCGGCAGAGCAGGAGCGTCTCAAGCCTTTCCTGGATGATTTTCGCAATGCCTCGGTTGAGGAGATGGAGAATCTGCTGAAACAGGCGAAGAAGAAAAAGCAGGTACCCCTGTCCAAGTCGGAGCGCAAGCGCCTGAAGAAGATTTACCGCGAAGAGATGGTCAAGCGTTCGCACCTTGTGCGAATTGCCGCAGCCTGGATCATTACGGTGCCTGCATCTGCCATCATGGCGGCGACGCTGTTCTTTACGCTCCGGGGCTTGTTGATCTGA
- a CDS encoding GGDEF domain-containing protein, with the protein MPHSPSSGQLAAGEREDGQVSRLLTWLSATAIVFLIGIGTKAWFAGHLTHAWVLWSFIGLIALNMLYFASTGNRARQKAGMIVIVGLLFTYLIASGGESNTGPLWFYVFPPLLFYLTDLKTGTAVLLFCYLIAVVVFQFPGLPLVSAEYSMDFKIRFFAALTFESIFCFVLEASRLKARNELLILAETHEHAARTDELTGLANRREMQNRLNMEFSRYQRSGHHFSIALIDLDLFKQINDRFGHDAGDHVLREFAALMRTVIRQADVAARWGGEEFLVLLPDTSLLQALTLAERLRSQVARHPFRFSDQALPVTISAGVCSIAKARSLDDLLKQADLNLYNAKEAGRNQIAPRVRSQESGTSASLSP; encoded by the coding sequence ATGCCCCATTCACCCTCCTCCGGACAGCTGGCTGCCGGCGAGCGGGAAGACGGCCAGGTTTCGCGACTGCTTACCTGGCTCTCGGCAACCGCTATCGTTTTTCTTATTGGCATCGGAACCAAGGCCTGGTTTGCCGGGCACTTGACCCATGCCTGGGTGCTCTGGTCATTCATCGGCCTGATCGCGCTGAATATGCTGTACTTCGCCAGCACCGGAAACCGTGCGCGCCAGAAAGCCGGGATGATCGTGATTGTGGGGCTGCTGTTCACCTACCTGATCGCCTCCGGCGGTGAGAGCAACACCGGGCCACTCTGGTTTTATGTCTTCCCTCCTCTGCTGTTTTATCTGACCGATCTCAAAACCGGCACGGCCGTTCTGCTGTTCTGTTACCTGATTGCCGTCGTGGTATTCCAGTTTCCGGGGTTGCCCCTGGTCTCCGCGGAATACAGTATGGATTTCAAGATCCGTTTTTTTGCAGCCCTGACCTTCGAATCGATTTTCTGTTTTGTCCTTGAAGCCAGCCGACTGAAAGCACGCAACGAACTTCTGATCCTTGCCGAAACCCACGAGCACGCCGCCCGCACCGATGAGCTCACCGGGCTGGCCAATCGCCGTGAAATGCAGAACCGCCTCAACATGGAGTTTTCCCGTTACCAGCGTTCCGGCCACCATTTTTCCATTGCCCTGATCGATCTGGACCTTTTCAAACAGATCAACGACCGATTCGGACACGACGCTGGCGACCATGTCCTGCGGGAGTTCGCCGCATTGATGCGAACCGTGATTCGCCAGGCGGATGTCGCGGCCCGATGGGGAGGTGAAGAGTTTCTGGTCTTGTTGCCGGACACTTCCCTGCTCCAGGCCCTCACGCTGGCTGAGCGATTACGGTCCCAGGTTGCCCGCCATCCGTTCCGGTTCAGTGATCAGGCCTTGCCGGTGACCATCAGTGCCGGTGTCTGCTCCATTGCCAAGGCCCGCTCCCTCGACGATCTGCTCAAGCAGGCCGACCTGAACCTCTATAACGCCAAGGAAGCCGGGCGCAACCAGATAGCACCGCGGGTTCGAAGCCAGGAAAGCGGGACCTCCGCCAGTCTCTCGCCTTGA
- a CDS encoding flavodoxin, with the protein MTSLRILVGSVYGGALLTARTIKKELEKEGHHVTVLENPALDDITSNDDPLLVCTSTTGQGELPANLLPFYLDLRDQLPQQPGRPFGIIVLGDSSYGDTFCGAGDLIEEALYETAARKVGDTLRIDALETMEPETEALPWVRSWLEQV; encoded by the coding sequence ATGACATCACTCAGAATCCTGGTGGGCAGCGTCTACGGTGGCGCACTCCTGACGGCCAGAACCATCAAAAAGGAGCTGGAAAAAGAGGGGCACCACGTGACCGTGCTGGAAAATCCGGCGCTGGATGACATCACCTCGAACGATGATCCACTTCTGGTGTGCACCTCCACAACCGGGCAGGGCGAACTGCCGGCGAACCTGTTGCCCTTCTACCTGGACCTTCGGGATCAACTGCCCCAGCAGCCAGGCCGGCCGTTTGGCATTATCGTGCTGGGCGACAGCTCTTACGGTGATACCTTCTGTGGCGCCGGCGACCTGATTGAGGAAGCTCTGTACGAGACTGCCGCCCGCAAGGTTGGAGACACGCTTCGGATTGATGCACTCGAAACCATGGAACCGGAAACCGAAGCACTGCCCTGGGTCCGGTCATGGCTGGAGCAGGTATGA
- a CDS encoding EAL domain-containing protein, producing MASIYWLRLLITLLLLSGLAAPSLGAEVSYVPQIEYLRTATDNKLTASEALASDDWQTLEEESPNFGYIQDIVWLRFPVGHPATINLLEVRYSQLDELTFFLLENDRIAQRVETGDHVPFDQRPILHRHFLFPFEQSIASEYEILLEVRTDGAMQIPVRLWNAQAFFEHSSTEDQMHAVYYGILITVIFFNLFIFAALREPVYLLYVLSTLGYLLLIGSLNGTTFQFLWPHSPALQNQIMLLTVPFSLLFTLIFSRSFLKLEATGPVLNRLVVFMVSVNAVVGLMTFFLDYSTGSRLTVALAIPSCLLLTVLGPVQWWKGNPQAGYYTVAWAALTLGSAITAANKYGLLPNNFVTTYGMQIGSALEAILLTLALAARLYQERQDKVEAREAELKALAARRSAELKLMDHALHNPLTGLPNRGSLEMMLNDLMIRSPERRYGIAVIHLNNLQSVTKTLGHRNSDRILELASKHYNAVARELPGTLPVEQSDQRNFYLASLDPQTFAFIVDADATGAVPRAILKALEGIRYPIDYLGMQIPLDPRLGVAIFPEHGTDANTLIRRAVIAEGSDSALERGIAYYKSKKDSYSADRLTMVSELRHALNTNELVLFMQPKQSLKTGRIVGIEVLIRWPGRAKPIRADEIITLAEQTGLIKPLTRWVLEQSLELRSRLLDRGWPMNISINISPNNLREPDFPIFVQRLMNSYHSHQGAIIFEVTETSMMQDPGNSLKALNSLSATGIPVSIDDFGSGYSSLSYIKQLPASEIKIDRSLVTELTTEAEDRVIVQTTIEMCHSLGYQVVAEGVEDDVTANLLRDMGCDMIQGYLLTPSLPFDELLEWLERSQQQPERRKLG from the coding sequence GTGGCATCCATTTACTGGCTTCGTTTACTGATAACGCTTCTGCTGTTATCGGGTCTGGCCGCCCCATCCCTCGGGGCTGAGGTTTCCTATGTTCCGCAGATCGAGTATCTGCGCACCGCCACCGATAACAAGCTCACAGCCAGTGAAGCCCTGGCTTCCGACGACTGGCAAACGCTCGAGGAAGAAAGCCCGAATTTTGGCTATATCCAGGACATCGTCTGGCTCCGGTTTCCGGTGGGCCACCCTGCGACGATCAATCTGCTGGAAGTTCGTTACTCACAACTGGACGAGCTGACCTTTTTCCTGCTTGAGAACGATCGGATCGCACAGCGCGTGGAAACCGGCGATCACGTTCCCTTTGACCAGCGCCCGATACTGCACCGCCATTTCCTGTTCCCTTTTGAACAGAGCATTGCCAGCGAGTATGAGATATTGCTTGAGGTGCGCACAGACGGTGCCATGCAGATTCCGGTGCGACTCTGGAACGCCCAGGCGTTTTTCGAGCACTCATCCACGGAAGACCAGATGCATGCGGTCTATTACGGCATCCTGATCACCGTCATTTTCTTCAATCTGTTTATTTTTGCCGCTCTACGAGAGCCGGTATACCTTCTCTACGTTCTTTCAACACTGGGCTACCTCCTGCTGATTGGCAGCCTGAACGGGACTACCTTTCAGTTTCTCTGGCCCCACAGCCCCGCCCTACAGAATCAGATCATGTTGCTGACGGTGCCCTTCTCTCTGCTGTTCACGCTCATTTTTTCCCGTTCGTTCCTGAAGCTTGAAGCCACCGGCCCCGTTCTGAACCGGCTCGTAGTGTTCATGGTTTCCGTGAATGCAGTAGTTGGGCTTATGACATTCTTCCTGGACTACAGCACCGGCAGTCGCCTGACCGTAGCCCTGGCAATACCCAGTTGTCTGCTGCTCACTGTACTGGGGCCGGTGCAATGGTGGAAGGGAAACCCGCAGGCCGGCTATTACACCGTGGCCTGGGCCGCATTGACTCTGGGCAGCGCGATTACGGCGGCTAACAAATACGGTTTGCTGCCCAACAATTTTGTGACCACTTACGGTATGCAGATCGGATCGGCACTGGAAGCCATTCTGCTAACCCTGGCTCTGGCGGCACGGCTTTATCAGGAACGGCAGGACAAGGTCGAGGCGCGGGAAGCGGAACTGAAGGCTCTGGCGGCACGGCGGTCAGCAGAGCTGAAGCTGATGGATCATGCATTGCACAACCCCCTCACCGGCCTTCCCAACCGGGGCAGTCTGGAGATGATGCTGAATGATCTGATGATTCGCAGCCCGGAGCGACGCTATGGCATTGCGGTCATCCACCTGAACAACTTGCAGTCGGTTACCAAAACCCTGGGGCATCGCAACAGTGACCGGATTCTGGAACTGGCATCCAAGCATTACAATGCCGTGGCGCGGGAGCTTCCGGGCACCCTGCCGGTGGAACAGAGTGACCAGCGCAATTTTTACCTGGCATCACTGGATCCTCAGACCTTTGCGTTCATTGTCGACGCCGATGCCACAGGCGCCGTGCCCAGGGCCATTCTCAAGGCTCTGGAAGGCATACGCTACCCGATAGACTATCTGGGCATGCAGATTCCCCTGGACCCAAGGCTTGGGGTGGCCATCTTTCCTGAACACGGCACGGATGCAAACACCCTGATACGCCGTGCCGTCATCGCCGAAGGCTCGGATTCCGCGTTAGAGCGCGGTATTGCCTATTACAAGTCCAAAAAAGACTCTTACAGTGCCGACCGGCTGACCATGGTGTCGGAGCTGCGACACGCCCTGAACACCAACGAGCTTGTCCTGTTCATGCAGCCCAAGCAGAGCCTGAAGACAGGTCGGATTGTCGGAATTGAAGTTCTGATTCGGTGGCCTGGCCGGGCGAAACCGATCCGCGCCGATGAGATAATTACCCTTGCGGAACAGACGGGCCTGATCAAACCGCTGACCCGGTGGGTACTCGAGCAATCACTGGAGCTGCGTTCACGGTTGCTGGATCGTGGCTGGCCTATGAACATATCCATCAACATCTCGCCCAACAACCTGCGGGAACCGGACTTTCCCATTTTCGTTCAACGTTTGATGAACAGCTATCACAGCCATCAGGGCGCCATTATTTTCGAAGTAACCGAAACCTCCATGATGCAGGACCCGGGCAACTCTCTGAAAGCCCTCAACTCTCTGAGCGCCACGGGTATCCCGGTATCAATCGATGACTTCGGCTCCGGGTATTCCTCCCTGTCCTATATCAAGCAGTTGCCCGCAAGCGAGATCAAGATCGATCGTTCACTGGTTACCGAGCTCACCACCGAGGCGGAAGACCGTGTGATTGTCCAGACCACCATTGAAATGTGCCACAGCCTGGGCTACCAGGTGGTGGCAGAAGGCGTGGAGGATGACGTCACAGCCAATCTGCTCCGGGACATGGGCTGCGACATGATCCAGGGCTACCTGCTGACGCCGTCGCTGCCGTTTGATGAACTGTTGGAGTGGCTGGAGCGCAGTCAACAACAGCCCGAGCGGCGCAAGCTGGGGTGA
- a CDS encoding acyl-CoA thioesterase: MLEVTKRLVELLDLSPIGDDHFQGDSEDLGFPNVFGGQVLGQALMAASRTVEGRLCHSLHAYFLRPGNQSMPIDYEVQRVRDGGSFSVRRVIARQDGKEILTGSMSFQVAEEGFEHQLTMPDAPDPETLRSEQEWGELLAPQVPEKMRPILTRDRPIEIRPVNPVNPLKPEKRPPHKQSWFRAQGHLPDDPVLHRCLLTYASDFQFLGTSLNPHGLTFMSKGLQVASLDHAIWFHRDFRMDEWLLYDKDSPSASAGRGFNRGNFFNQEGVLVASTTQEALIRQRS, encoded by the coding sequence ATGCTTGAGGTAACCAAGAGACTGGTGGAGTTGCTGGATCTCTCGCCCATCGGTGACGATCATTTCCAGGGTGACAGTGAGGATCTGGGCTTTCCCAACGTGTTTGGCGGCCAGGTGCTCGGCCAGGCGTTGATGGCGGCCAGCCGGACGGTCGAAGGTCGCCTGTGTCACTCCCTCCATGCCTATTTTCTGCGCCCTGGTAACCAGAGCATGCCCATCGACTACGAGGTCCAGCGCGTCCGCGATGGTGGCAGTTTCTCGGTACGTCGGGTTATTGCCCGTCAGGATGGCAAGGAAATCCTGACCGGGTCGATGTCGTTTCAGGTGGCCGAGGAGGGTTTCGAGCATCAGCTGACCATGCCGGATGCGCCGGACCCGGAAACACTGCGCTCGGAACAGGAGTGGGGCGAACTGCTGGCCCCCCAGGTGCCGGAAAAAATGCGGCCGATCCTGACCCGCGACCGCCCAATCGAGATTCGGCCGGTGAACCCGGTCAACCCCCTGAAGCCGGAGAAGCGCCCGCCCCATAAACAGAGCTGGTTCCGCGCACAGGGGCATCTTCCCGACGATCCCGTGCTGCACCGCTGCCTGCTGACCTATGCATCGGATTTCCAGTTTCTCGGCACTTCACTGAACCCACACGGCCTGACCTTCATGAGTAAGGGGCTGCAGGTGGCCAGCCTGGATCACGCGATCTGGTTCCACCGGGATTTCCGCATGGACGAATGGCTGCTGTACGACAAGGACAGCCCCAGCGCGTCGGCCGGGCGGGGTTTCAATCGCGGTAATTTCTTCAATCAGGAGGGGGTGCTGGTGGCATCCACCACCCAGGAAGCGCTGATCCGGCAGAGGTCCTAG
- a CDS encoding NAD(P)/FAD-dependent oxidoreductase, whose protein sequence is MTEQAPIIIVGTGLSGYSLAREIRKQDKESPVLMVTADDGVSYSKPMLSTGFTKGKDADGLAQGATDAMAEQLNVRIRTFATVTGIDTDAHELILGDERLAYSKLVLAWGADVIRLSLDGDAQEHVFSINDLMDYRAFREALGEGKRVAIMGAGLIGCEFANDLRNGGYDVEVIAPSEEVMPGLLPEAAASAVQQELENLGVGFHLGTVVERVDRQGNGVSLTLANGEVLEADLVLSAVGLRPRTDLARAAGLETSRGIVVNRALETSAPDVYALGDCAEVDGHVLLYVLPLMACSRALAKTLLGERTEVSYGTMPVMIKTPCCPTAVCPPPSEAEGSWEVEQDGTSVKALFKSPGGDVLGFAVTGSFAMEKQALSKEVPPIHG, encoded by the coding sequence ATGACTGAACAGGCCCCCATCATCATCGTTGGTACCGGGTTGTCCGGCTATTCGCTGGCACGGGAAATCCGCAAGCAGGACAAGGAGTCACCGGTTCTGATGGTGACCGCCGACGATGGCGTGAGTTATTCAAAGCCCATGTTGTCCACCGGCTTTACCAAGGGGAAGGATGCCGACGGGCTGGCCCAGGGCGCGACCGACGCCATGGCAGAGCAGTTGAACGTCCGGATCCGCACCTTTGCCACGGTTACCGGCATTGATACCGACGCCCACGAACTGATTCTCGGTGATGAACGCCTTGCCTACAGCAAGCTGGTCCTCGCCTGGGGTGCCGATGTAATCCGGCTTAGCCTCGACGGGGATGCTCAGGAGCATGTGTTCTCTATCAATGACCTGATGGATTATCGCGCCTTCCGGGAAGCCCTGGGCGAGGGCAAGCGGGTGGCGATCATGGGGGCCGGTCTGATCGGTTGTGAGTTTGCCAACGACCTTCGCAACGGCGGTTATGACGTTGAGGTAATTGCACCCTCCGAGGAGGTGATGCCCGGATTGCTACCGGAGGCTGCGGCCAGCGCTGTCCAGCAGGAGCTGGAGAATCTGGGGGTTGGCTTTCACCTGGGTACCGTGGTTGAACGGGTGGACCGCCAGGGTAATGGTGTCAGTCTTACCCTGGCCAATGGCGAAGTTCTCGAGGCAGATCTGGTACTGTCCGCTGTCGGCCTGCGTCCCAGGACCGATCTGGCCCGGGCTGCCGGGCTCGAGACGTCCCGTGGCATCGTCGTCAATCGCGCTCTGGAGACCTCGGCACCGGATGTCTACGCACTCGGCGACTGCGCCGAAGTGGACGGACACGTCCTGCTGTATGTGTTGCCGCTGATGGCCTGTTCCCGGGCGCTTGCCAAAACGCTGCTGGGTGAGCGCACTGAAGTGAGCTACGGCACCATGCCGGTGATGATCAAAACCCCCTGTTGTCCCACGGCGGTTTGCCCGCCACCCTCGGAGGCCGAGGGCAGCTGGGAGGTGGAGCAGGATGGCACCAGCGTCAAGGCACTGTTCAAGAGCCCCGGTGGCGATGTCCTTGGATTTGCGGTGACCGGCAGCTTTGCCATGGAAAAGCAGGCCCTCTCGAAGGAAGTGCCACCGATACACGGCTGA
- a CDS encoding rubredoxin: MKKWQCVVCGLIYDEAEGWPEDGIEPGTKWEDVPEDWVCPDCGVGKEDFEMIEIG, encoded by the coding sequence ATGAAGAAGTGGCAGTGCGTGGTTTGTGGCCTGATTTACGATGAGGCCGAGGGCTGGCCCGAGGACGGCATTGAGCCTGGTACCAAGTGGGAAGATGTACCGGAAGACTGGGTCTGTCCCGATTGCGGTGTCGGTAAGGAAGACTTCGAGATGATCGAGATCGGCTGA
- a CDS encoding hypoxanthine-guanine phosphoribosyltransferase, translating to MTDTVAEMNQVMAEADCLVDEQQVQTAIGNLADDITARLKDSNPLLFCVMNGGLILTGQLLPRLRFPVQAEYLHATRYRQETTGGILEWKLQPEADMNGRTILIVDDILDEGTTLCAIADYCRAHGAREVLTAVLVDKQHDRKARPDLKADFTGLEVEDRFLFGYGMDYKGYWRNAPGIYAVKGL from the coding sequence ATGACCGATACCGTCGCCGAAATGAACCAGGTAATGGCCGAGGCCGACTGCCTGGTCGATGAACAGCAGGTACAGACTGCAATCGGCAACCTGGCCGACGATATTACCGCCCGCCTGAAAGACAGCAACCCCCTGCTATTCTGTGTGATGAATGGCGGACTTATCCTTACCGGACAACTGCTTCCCAGACTCCGGTTTCCGGTCCAGGCCGAATACCTGCACGCCACCCGTTATCGTCAGGAAACCACAGGCGGCATCCTTGAGTGGAAGTTACAGCCCGAGGCCGACATGAACGGCCGTACCATCCTGATTGTCGATGACATTCTTGATGAGGGCACCACCCTGTGCGCCATCGCCGACTACTGCCGCGCCCACGGCGCCCGTGAAGTGCTGACGGCGGTTCTTGTCGACAAGCAACACGACCGCAAAGCCCGCCCGGATCTGAAAGCCGATTTCACCGGTCTGGAAGTGGAAGACCGCTTCCTGTTCGGCTACGGCATGGACTACAAGGGCTACTGGCGTAACGCGCCCGGCATCTATGCTGTCAAGGGACTCTGA
- a CDS encoding chorismate--pyruvate lyase family protein, translated as MLSRDSDIDSRLTIPPTDWYQSLTAAGLRNPKVHGPARYWLQVEGSFTRALQKQCSRSFHVEVRREGFATPTQEEARHLGIPHRQFAWIREVSLCGDNQPWVLARTVIPLNCLEGEGRRLLHLGNRPLGAYLFTSPHWRRGPLETGLCNPALPGQPELARRSLFSGHNSSLLVGEYLLPALFQRSTL; from the coding sequence ATGCTGTCAAGGGACTCTGACATCGACAGCCGCCTGACCATACCTCCGACGGACTGGTACCAATCGCTGACGGCTGCCGGCCTCCGAAATCCGAAAGTGCATGGGCCCGCCCGGTACTGGCTGCAGGTTGAGGGCTCATTTACCCGGGCCCTGCAGAAACAATGCAGCCGCTCCTTTCACGTTGAGGTCCGCCGCGAGGGTTTTGCAACGCCCACACAGGAAGAGGCCAGACATCTTGGCATTCCACACCGGCAGTTCGCATGGATACGGGAAGTCAGCCTGTGTGGTGATAACCAGCCCTGGGTTTTGGCCAGAACGGTCATTCCCCTGAACTGCCTGGAAGGTGAGGGCCGACGACTGCTGCACCTGGGAAACCGGCCGTTGGGCGCCTACCTGTTCACAAGCCCCCATTGGCGACGGGGACCACTGGAAACCGGGCTCTGCAACCCGGCACTGCCCGGGCAGCCGGAACTGGCCCGTCGCTCCCTGTTCAGCGGCCACAACAGCTCCCTGCTGGTTGGTGAATACCTGCTGCCAGCCCTGTTTCAGCGGAGCACGCTTTAA
- the ubiA gene encoding 4-hydroxybenzoate octaprenyltransferase produces the protein MLPDVVPEPIQRRLADYASLLRIDRPIGTLLLLWPTYWALWLAGDGSPGLGNVIVFTLGVFFMRAAGCAINDFADRDWDKHVKRTKDRPLTAGRVKPWEAVALFAGLCLVSFLMVVLFTNPLTLYLSFGGALLAFIYPFMKRYTHFPQLFLGAAFSWAIPMAWAAEAGELSQLTWLLFTANVLWTVAYDTLYAMVDRDDDLKVGIKSTAILFGDADKAIIAMLQGMVVLILIMVGHRAELGTFYYLGVVAMACLFVYHQYLAREREREGCFKAFLNNNWAGFAVFVGLVIDLMVN, from the coding sequence ATGCTGCCTGATGTTGTGCCAGAACCTATCCAGCGCCGGTTGGCCGATTATGCCAGCCTGCTGAGAATCGACCGCCCGATCGGCACCCTGCTCCTGCTGTGGCCAACCTACTGGGCCCTCTGGCTGGCCGGTGATGGTAGCCCCGGGCTTGGCAACGTTATTGTGTTCACCCTGGGCGTCTTCTTCATGCGTGCGGCCGGCTGCGCCATCAACGATTTCGCCGACCGCGACTGGGACAAGCACGTCAAACGCACAAAGGATCGTCCTCTGACCGCTGGCCGGGTCAAACCCTGGGAAGCGGTGGCGCTGTTCGCCGGCTTGTGCCTGGTTTCCTTCCTGATGGTGGTTCTGTTCACCAACCCGCTGACTCTGTATCTCTCCTTCGGCGGTGCGCTGCTGGCGTTCATCTACCCGTTCATGAAGCGCTACACCCATTTTCCCCAGCTGTTCCTCGGCGCAGCTTTTTCATGGGCCATCCCCATGGCCTGGGCGGCGGAAGCGGGGGAGCTGAGCCAGCTCACCTGGCTGTTGTTCACGGCCAACGTGCTCTGGACCGTGGCCTACGACACGCTCTATGCCATGGTGGACCGTGACGACGACCTGAAAGTGGGCATCAAATCCACGGCCATCCTGTTTGGCGATGCCGATAAAGCGATCATTGCCATGCTTCAGGGCATGGTGGTGCTGATACTGATCATGGTAGGCCACCGCGCTGAACTGGGCACTTTCTATTACCTGGGTGTTGTGGCCATGGCCTGCCTGTTCGTGTACCACCAGTACCTGGCGCGGGAACGGGAACGTGAGGGTTGCTTCAAGGCGTTTCTCAATAATAACTGGGCCGGCTTTGCGGTTTTTGTGGGCCTGGTGATTGATCTCATGGTCAACTGA
- the phoB gene encoding phosphate regulon transcriptional regulator PhoB has product MNGKTVLIVDDEAPIREMIAVALEMADYDYLEAEDAREAHALIVDKQPDLVLLDWMLPGTSGVELARRLKKEEATADIPIIMLTAKVEEDNKIQGLEVGADDYITKPFSPRELVARLKAVLRRATPPGVDSPIEVEGLTLDPVGHRVTTQEGALTMGPTEYRLLQFFMTHQERVYTRSQLLDQVWGGNVYVEERTVDVHIRRLRKALGDKYDHLIQTVRGTGYRFSTRAA; this is encoded by the coding sequence ATGAATGGAAAAACTGTCCTGATCGTCGATGACGAGGCACCGATTCGCGAGATGATCGCCGTGGCCCTCGAAATGGCAGATTATGACTATCTGGAGGCAGAGGATGCCCGGGAAGCCCATGCCCTGATTGTCGACAAACAACCGGATCTCGTGCTCCTCGACTGGATGCTACCCGGCACCAGTGGTGTGGAACTGGCACGTCGCCTGAAGAAAGAGGAAGCGACGGCCGACATTCCCATTATCATGCTCACCGCCAAGGTTGAGGAAGACAACAAGATCCAGGGCCTGGAAGTGGGTGCCGACGACTACATCACCAAACCCTTCAGCCCACGGGAGTTAGTTGCCCGTTTGAAAGCGGTCCTGCGTCGTGCAACGCCACCGGGCGTAGACAGTCCGATTGAAGTGGAAGGCCTGACCCTGGACCCGGTCGGTCATCGCGTCACCACCCAGGAGGGTGCCCTTACCATGGGCCCCACCGAATACAGACTGCTACAGTTCTTCATGACCCACCAGGAACGGGTATATACTCGCTCCCAGCTTCTGGACCAGGTCTGGGGTGGCAACGTCTACGTTGAGGAACGGACAGTCGATGTACACATCCGCCGGCTCCGCAAGGCGCTCGGCGACAAGTACGACCACCTGATCCAGACGGTACGGGGAACCGGCTATCGTTTCTCGACCAGAGCCGCGTAA